The sequence TGAGAGCCATTTGAAAAAGACAATATCTCCACCATTGAAGGCAAGATATTATCACTAGGTAAAGAGAAAGATGAAGGCCCACCTCGAAGGCATCACAAGATATAGAAAGACCCGGGAGCAAGGTCAAAAGGGTCTGATCAGATTGAGTAACTTGCATATCGAACCTGATCGGGATATAATACTTAGTTTCTAAGTGATCCAAAAGAGGTGTACTCACCACTGAATCATAATCATGAGAACTTCTCGTGAACTCTAAGTCCTAAAGAACCCTTGGGTTCATGGGAGATACTTTCTCTAACGAAGAGGACACAACCTCCTCAAACCTCGAACTGTCCAAAGATGGAGCACAAATCTTAACTAATCGATGGCTAGAAGATCGAAAAAAACTTATATGAGAGAGAAAAGACATCTTGACCTAAGATAAAAATGCATAATTGATGTCGGGATGAGGGACTCAAAGATCGACCTACCTTGCTGAGAATCGAGGCGAGGAGCGAGATGCCTCTTAAGGAGGCCTTTGGGTTGAGGCTAATAGCTCCCGAGGTTATGGAAACTTTGGACTATAGAGGCTCATTCAAAAAATTGAGTCCAGCTCCATATCTTTGCCAATTTCTCTCCTCTAGTAATTAGGATGTCGATCTTTCTCCTTATACTATCGAGATAAGTGTTTCTTTGGAGGCAATTTCTAAGAGACACTAATAGCAAAAGAATATGAAACCGACCATAGTAGAATAAAGACTTTAAAATCCGTCACAATGGAGGGAGGACCCGAAATATGCTATGGTAGAGGAACTACTTTGAAATCCATCATAATGAAAGGAGGACTCGAAATCTACCATGATGGAGGGAGGACATGAAATCCGCCGTAGTGGAGAATGGACTTTGAAATCCTCCACGAtggagggaggacttgaagcccGTCATGACAGATGAAAGATAAACCTGCTATAGTGAAAACGTAGAGCAAAATGTGATTGAAGTGTGTGAAGTCGAGAAACCCGATCCGCGTCAAGATAAATTCGTTATGACGGAGGCGCATGACTAAATGTGCTTGAGGCATGTGAGTCGAAAAACTCGACCCATGTCAAAATAAATTTGTTATGATGGAGGCATAGGGTGAAATATTCTCGAGATATGTGAGTTAGGGAAAATCGATCCACACATATAAGTGTCTCCTTCACGCTATAAAGAAACACATTGGCGATGAGCCTCTTAGATGAATTGAGCACTGTACTATGAATCCCTCGAAGTACGCTGGGGGTCCAAGGGAGGCCATTCGAACCTGTTTATCCCCCGTCACCTATGTGGATAAAATATCAAATGGGAACGTTGGGACAATTGTAGGGTATCTCTTCTGTGGACCAAGTATAAAATCTAACTCTCGGAGTTATACCTAAAAGCtctcttctaaaaaaaaaatgcatactcATTAAATTCTTGATAACTAACTTGAGCGTCAAAATGATCAAAGTTAGAAAATCAAGTTAGAAAACTTATGACATTGGTTTTAGTGCAAATAACACTTTGGAAGTTCAACAATTCCATCTCGAAATTATCTTGAAGCCATTTCGAATACGTAGAGTAAGATGACTTCCCTTGGCAAGTACTACGATAGAATAATGCTGAGCCTGCCTTGAGATGATGGTGTGTTGTAGGCTGTAATCAAATTGGCTTGCTTTGAATTATAACTATTCTCTCTAATAAATGATGAAGGCGGCGTTCGACGGGATCTTTAGATTCATGTACACTTCGGTcactaaaatccaattattgcatGATTGGTGtcacatgaaaaataaataataaaaataagggtTACATTTAGCTCGAGCTACGACAACTTAATGTACTCATTTTAACACACTAAACCAAATTGACCAAAATGTTACACTCATACCATAGTTATATAAACCAACACGAATACGTGATCAGATAGGAAAAATCAAGAATCAAAACAATATTTGTTCGGTTCATTAATTAGATTGTTAGAACGATtaaaaattttttgattctttatTCATCATCAAAGATGCtggcattttttttaaaaatatttatctttctttatcataaagatgaaagaaaattttattattttattactttttcaTCCCCTCGACATATATCATCTTTTCCCATTATCATCctcttatttaatatatatatatatataatttatttgtctaatattatttgtatattatataaatataatatataaataatatatatatatatattaaaattatattttattttaaaaataataaacttaCCTATTAACCATTAGATCAAATGGTGATCTAGTGAGCCTGCGAAGGCAGAAACTTGACTGCAAGATCCATCCATCGAGCGAGCACACTCCAGCTTGATAGTTTCCACGGCCTGTCGAGGTTAAAAAACACTTGATCGATATCTAATCCAATTTTGATATTTATAGTTCAAacactttgtttttgttttttttgtttttaaagtATCCATTGGCACACAAGGATGGGCAATATGATGAGCATCATCATTTGATCCTAATGAAAATTGACCATTGATAGTACTTTTCGACAAAAATGCATCATAAAATGGAGAAATCTTGTACCACCTGTAAAAGCACACTCATTTGATCAGATTAAATTTAAACAGCATCAGAAATTGTAATTCCCACTTAGTAGCAATGCATTAATGTGAATTTTCTCCTGATCGCTTTGATCATTTCTAGTGCAAAGGACCCAATCATATTTGGTGATGGACAACACAAGGTGAGTGTGTAAACAGAATGTTTCAAGTGCACAGAGACACATAAGAGCAATAGATTTGCTGTTTTCGAGCATTTGCATTTTAATATGTATTTGCTCGATATTATGCACATATTCTTAATCCTGTTCAATGCAAGCAGTTCACTAAACTTGTTTCTTCGAAACAAATGAGTCCACCCATAGTACAAACATTAATTCATCCTTGGAAGTCTTGCCCCTATATGTTATTAAGGTTTCAAATAGCACAAGAAAAGCCCAGAAAAATCGGTGAGTTTCAATTAGTTTAACTGATGGCTACAAGAACCTTACCAAGCTGAACATGttgtaaagaaaacaaaaatggtCAACATAAAACTTTGCACAATGAGGAACAAAATCCCAATCACTAATATCCATATGGTAAGTAGTTCCATAGAGAGAAAAAAGGGAACATGAAAgctatcatcttcaatcaaagagTGAATTTCTCAGACAAAAACACCTCCGTATACAGGTTATGGCTTCCTGTCACACATCCTTTCAATTAATTCTATGTCCGCCGATAACATAACAGCAAAATTACAAAATAAAAAAGGGCTATCGTCGAATtttatgtaaaataaaaaaatcaaacgaAAAGGAGAAATAAGCAAGAAAAGGGAATTATGAACCTGAGGAAGTACAATTGGTTAGGGTAAACAAGGATGCAGCACCTTTCAAATCATGTTCCTGCGTGTGTTCCACTTGATTAGTCTCATCTCTAAGCTCCAAATTTGTGCTGTGAAATCAAATAAATGTTTCCGTATTAAAATCAGAGCAGTCACAAGATAGCATATGCTGCACATCAGCTTGGGACATAAAAAGAAGGCTATGGAGGTTTAGATGCTCATAGCTTCAAGTAATGATTCTTTTCAGAGAGGGCAAAAAGCATAAATGGATTTTTTGTTGTGATGATCACTGAAACAACCAAGTGCAATAAAGTCACTTCTTAAACTTTACATGAAGAACATTTGAACGAACACCTAAAATTTGTGAACACAATAGGACAAAAGGGCAAAGGGTGAAAATGGGCTACTGAGAAGCCACACTCACCACAGTTCTTATTGAAAGCACTCCTTATTTGCCACAACAATGACAATTATCACAGTATATAACAAGCAAACTAAAAATTCCTGAAATGCTGATACGTTTGAATAAAAATAGTAATAGTTTTCAATTACTGTTAAGAAATCAAATAAAAGTGCAAAAAAAAATTGGCATGACTTGGGGGAGAGGAGATAAACAAGAGTGACTCAAGAAGACCATATGATTAATATAAAATACCATTCTTAATTAAAACATATAGTTCCGGTATTTATCTAGTGCTTTGAATTGGAATAAAGCTTTGAATTGAAATAACACTCCCTAATTAAGAATTTATCTAAATGTTCCTTCATCACTTCATTCGAAAACATAAAGATTCATGGATAAAAACAAAACTAGGACCATAATCCTTACCTGCAATGCAGATGCCCGACCTCGTTAGTCGTATTGATTCTAGAATCTCCCTCATCATCCCCTCCTATCAATGTCTGCCTAATCTCAAACATATCTACCAGAGGCTTAACATCCTCATCCTGCACCACTGATtgcggatgatgatgatgatgatgatgatgttgttgcTGCTGTAGACTCAAAACATTGTTGTTAACACTGTTGCTGTTACTACTGGCATTCGGATCGTTGTTTGGATCTCTAGAAATGCCACTGTCATAGCAGAGGTAATTGTAGTACTGCTGCTGGTCTTGCGGCTGATTCATCGAAGGGAAAAGGTTGGCATCATATATCACATTCTCGGTGTCATCGGTGGGTGTATTAAGAAGCAAATTAGGGTTTACATCCAGATCAGGTGCGAGGGTAGGAATTCCTGGTGTAATGGTCTGAGCTGTGTGCGCACGACAGAGTGCAAGCTGTCTAAGCACGAACGCGAGTTCTGTAGAGTCGTGATCGATCTGGCGCTCGAGATCACGGATGTATCTGTAGCAGCCGCCGACGGGATCATGGGCGCGCATGTCGGACTGGTAGATGATGGTGCTCATGGCCTCGTTGCGCTGGAAGGGGTCGAGGTCGCGGATTATCTTGACGATGTTACTGACGCCGAAGAGACGGTGAGCGTTGAGGAACTTCTGCTGCTGGTTGGCGGGGAAGTAAGGAGCGAGGAGGCAGTCGGGTTTGCACTTGCGGCGCTGGTATTTGCAGGCTGCGCAGGCGGAGTTAGCGGCGGGCTGGGAGGAGGAGCTCttattgttgctgctgctgctggcgcTGGTGTTGGTGGCAGTTGTATTGGATGTGGTGGCGGAGGTCATGATAGGATCGAGGGGTGTGGCGATGAAGGTGGCACACGCACCCACCACCcggaggacgaggaagaggaggaagaggaggaggaggatattttGGTTGTTGTTGCTGTGATGGTTGTTGGTGCGGCGATTCTTGGCAACGATCGGATCGGTCGGCAGGGTCGTAGGGCGGGGCGGATGGTGGGGTGGCGGGCAGCAAAGCGAGCCCATGAACGGAAAGCAggcggagaagaaggagaggtttGGAAGCGGAGGGGGAGCGGTTCTCAAGGAAAGGGACGAGGACGATATCACAACAGAATAAATCTCGGAGGAGAGAGGGTGATGACTGTgtgaaagggagagagagagagagagagaggagagagagagaggggggggaaaGAGTCGTGTTGTGCGTGGGTTGTTACCTTGCTATTTTGAATCTTGATCCGGGGTGCGTCCGGAGGAGGTTAAGAAGCACCATTCGTCGTACACGTGCCCACGCTTCCTTGTTTGTTGTGCTGCAAGAACCTTGACGACTCCCTTTTCCTTACTTGCCCAAATACCTGCCTCATCATTGGACAGACATCCAGAGGCCATGGCGGGCCAACTCCGGTCAACCACTCCTATATGCAAAGTAAGAGAAATGCGTAGTAATGTCCTGACTTGTTAAGGAAAGACAAGAATGCAGCATGGAATGAATTGGGAAGGTCATCATCCTAAGAGCAGTTTCCAAAACTTGTGCAGTATAGAAAGGAACTGAAAGGTCAGCATCTATCTACATTGTTTTATACACAGCCACTGCCATCAAATATGTTGTGAACTTGGAAGAACATGCATTAATGTGCAGACTGATCACAACTCACCTCTGCTGCAGTTTGGCCATTCCAAAGATTGTTTGATCCTGTCGCTGGTTGAATCCTTCCTTAAGCAGCGAATGGTTCAAAAGCCTAGCATCAAACAACCATAACATACTTCAGGTGTGGTCACAGGTTATGATTAGATGGCAGTACCAAGAAACAACAATACAACTCAGATGTATTGCTTTTGCAGATGATCAGTAAACACTGGCATTTCACCATACAAGATCGATTGACTATAGTGTTGTATAACTACGATAATATAACAGTATGGCTCATATATTTTATGAAGAACGCTGACCATAAATCAATTGATGCAGACAAGTTCAATACAAAACAGGTAAATGTAAAAGCTACAAAGAACAAAACATTGCAtctgaacaaaagaaaagaaaggaaaatataGTACTACATCTATCTACAAACCAAGCATGTAGAGTGTAGAATCAGAATTCTGAAGAAACAGACCTTGTTTATCTTTCGTTTCCAACAGCAGTCAATCCAAGAAACCTGTTTTATGTTTTTTGGAAAAAGGAAAACTTCTATTTCTTAAATTACTTGGAACAAGTTCAAACAAAACTGCTGCCAAGGTTTGCCATGTTATATACAGCAGTAAGTTTCTCTCTAGATACATGACTAAATTCAGCTAAATTGAATCCAGGAACCAAAGTTTTAATATCATTCACCAAAGCTTTCAAGTGACAGGCTGATGACCAGTCATGTGAACAAGGTTTAGACCATCGTAACTGATCCTGATCTGAATTTGCCCCTCCCCTTTGCAGCTTGCAGTCCAGTAAGAATAGCAGCCCCCTTTGATTGAATTGGCGATATTGCCTTTCTGCACGCAGAGCCCACAGCTGCTGGCCACTGTTTAGCATCCCACAAGGTGTAACTGATACCTGCACAGCCAGACAAAGCATCAAAAGAGCCATCGCAGTCCAGTAGAAATCCACTCCAGCATTCATCATTTCTATCTGCATTGACTCTAATAAGAGTCTATCAGCATTCATCATTATTAATCCAAGAAACCTGTTACAAGTACAAATAGTATACCTTTAGAGCCAGCAATGTGATACCAGTAGAAAATatggaagaaaaaaatagaatatcATCATACTTTCTGAAATCTTCTCTTGAAGACTGCTCATATATATAAACAATCAGatttgtcagtttgacactagtaTCAGGGATACATACAACGTTAGAACAGCTGGTCAGGATGTATAACTTAGAAGGAAGAAAAGATTTATCAAGATATTATCCAAAGCGTTAAATAATATGAACATTGTGAGGAAGCACAGCTAGAGTTTTATATGATAATGTGGATTAAGAGGAAGCTTTTCTAAAACAATTGTAAGGTTGGTCGTGTTTTGTTCATTGAAATGTGAGATAGTCAGAAACCAACATGCACAAAAAGTTAAGTGACGAGATCAGAATACTGGTATAGATAATCAAGAATATGAGAAAAGATGGTATAAGAAACATATATGTTCAGGAACAATTGTGTAGCACCGGTCGAAGATGAAATAAGAGAAACCCATTAAAATGGCATAAACATGTCCAAAGCCAACTTATAGTCGATTTACTTAGACAACATGAATTAATTAGGACTAGTGGTGCGAGAATAGAAAGACTTGAGACAAATTTATTCAAAACAACATAAAAGGGATACGAAAGCCATTAAGTTGACTAACAATATAACCCAAAAGGAACCACGTTGGTAGGAAAGATCCATGTAGATGTATTACATGATGTATTACACTTCCTAGATGCCTACACATGCTTTTTATACCATCGGAATTACTCGAGGAATGAAGAATACTCGTTCGAACCTCTTGCTGCTCATCCATAAATATTTTGAGTTAAAGCTGGGATTTGTGTCACTGCAGATAGCACAGATGCTAAATAATCAAATGAAGTAAAGGTAATAAGAAGGATGAGTTACCGAGGCTTGATCTCTGCAATCAACTTTGATGCAACAGGGACACAGCCTGACAGATCTGCCACCTCTGGAGGAGTATTGAAAGTGTCAGCTCCACAAGAGAGACACCACCTGGTTATTTGATCCAATTCCTAAGAGGCAGCAATGCTATCAGAGGAACATTTACAGAATGCAAAGTAGCAAGCTCAATAGGAACTAATCAAGCTCTTCAGCAAGAGCTCACAGTTCACCAACGCCATCTTCGCTATATCCCATCATCCTCAGAAGACATCGCCCACCAGACAAGTAGGCCAAAGACAATTCTCAACCATCAGAAACAAATCAAAGAATGCGGTGTACAGAAGAATAAAAGACCAGACTAGATAGGGACGGAGCTCCAACCCGTCGATCTTCGACGGACTGTTGGAAGGAAACTTCGAGGAGGCAGAGAGGAATCTGGCTTCGGTGAAGTGGGTGGTTATGAGGCGGCGAGCGGGCCTCAAGGTAGCCCACGGCTTCGTCGAGACTATCTCCGGCCGATGCAGAGAAGGGCATGATGGTGGCGTCGTTCACCTGGATCGGGAACATAGGAAGGGTTAGTGAAATCGAGAGAGAGGAAAACCCAAGACTTAGtgaaagcgagagagagagagaggctccgGACGATCGATCGCGATTGAAGAGGTGAGTGATCTTTGGAAGGCGTGCGAGGGCAAAGCGGGGCGAAGCGGCCGGAGATGAGGACGACAATATCGGAGCCCCGAAGCGTTTGCGAACGCGATCTAAGACGATGAACTTGTTTAGTTGGCAAAATTATGAGAATTCAACTCTCTAGACGGCAACGAGGATAAATCAGTTTGAAGGATGCACGTAGTTGGTACAAAGTGCCTGATTGACAGATGGAACTTGCGCTCAAACCGAAAATACCTGAATCAGCAGCAGAATGCATCTTTCGGCAACAAACATAAAGAGAATCTGTTGAATCCAGAATCTGTTGCGTTATTCTTCGACTCAGAGGCAGGAGATTTATACCATAGTGCATAAAGGAAACAAACAAATTGTTTTACTTGCTCCCAGAGACTACGGAAAAATTTTGTTATGTGGTAGTGTGGAAGCAAATGATCTCCAAATTCAGTGAACCAAAGTCGTAAACTCGGAACCTTTAATAATTTTAGTTTGGACGCTAATAATCCAAGCAATTTGAATACCAGAAACCACATTTCAAATCTTTTTCCACCATTATATGCTGAGAGGAGACACATCCCAGACTCGTTTGAAACAATCTCTGTAATGTTGCATGGCACCGCGAGGATACACTGAGAAGGCCACCATTGCTGGAGAACCTTTTGGGCTTCAGATAAATGAGATTGGATTAAGAGAAAGAATATTTAGATTAAAAATATCACAGACTTAGAGGTTTACAGGGACGCGGAGGCCATCATAGCTTAATTGGACATCCAGACCCTCTGACTCCAGCAACTTGGCAAGCTCTTCATTTATCTCATCATGGTCCATCAAGTGCATCATTCCTagtgattataaaaaaaaaaattctacataTCAGAGGTTTATAGTTCAACTTTCCAAATAATTTAAATCATCTTGTGCAACAAATACTTGATGATAATACATTAAGTATTTGTTTTTATGAAGATGACACAAAAAATTCTTGATTCCTTTTCTAGATCATAGAAGAATTgatgataaaagaaattccaagaAGACTATTAGATAGAAAAACATAGGCTGTGAAGCAACCGTTATCTATAGAAAAACACAAATTTAGTAAAAGCCAACAAGCTTGCAGTCGAATGAAAAGatgagaaaagaacaaaaaaacttAAATATGACAGAGAGATTAAGGCCCGAGTAAATGGCATTTTGTTGATCTACAGCAGACATGTCTGTTCTTATTTCTGGAATTGACATTTTATTTCTCCAGATTTTCACTTCATACTCCAGCAGACAAATGTTTCTCAATTAATCTGTAAACTGCTAGATCTGTAAACTTATTTCATATGCTAGATAGCTCTTAATTGTTTCAATAACTTCACTTATCGTAATTGTTTTGACAGATCCATTTGGAGTCTTAGACTGCAAAGGAGCAACCTCATTGAAACCAAGGAGTACCTCTATACAACCTTATGTGCatgattttattaattattaGTGAAAGCAACTCCTCCATGTTTCTTTGGTCTTATTATTCTTTACTAAAGCTTCTAGCCTGCATTTTTCATGCATCTATGCCTTACCTAAATCGACACTCTTCCCTTAACTTATATTAGAAGCTATCACAAACCATAGAGTAACTTCACTATGATACCTTTGCCTTTTTGATATCTGCCATCTAAAATAAcatttgttatttctatattttttCATGCTCAATAATGAACCTTTTTTTGTACTAACATGCTCTCATCCCCCTTAAGCAGGATGAGATCAAGAAAAGCATACTATTGCACTAAAATCTTTTCCCTAAGGTTGTCACATACCAGTAAAAAGTGTTCTCCTTGGTTGAATTTTGCGTACTTCCTCCAGAGCCTATTCAACAATGAAGTAAACAAAGTTCACAACTTGATTGAACTTCAGCACTGATATAAACAAAACaaagcaaaaaataatatcactTACCCTTGGTAATCCGAAGTGTGTTGAAGACGAACGATCTGGTCTTAGCGCATCCTGAACAATATTTCTGACGTAATAACCTTTGAAGAAAAGAAGCATATAAAGCAAAATTTATCCAACCAGAAAAGATACTGTACCAAGATTAGAAGATCGCAGTCTTTAAGAAGCATGTAAGTCTCTTCTGGTATGTCACTGACGTCACTGGACACATAAAAAACTCAGCCAAGTAAAGTTGCATCCAAACCCA comes from Musa acuminata AAA Group cultivar baxijiao chromosome BXJ3-3, Cavendish_Baxijiao_AAA, whole genome shotgun sequence and encodes:
- the LOC135634145 gene encoding uncharacterized protein LOC135634145, yielding MGSLCCPPPHHPPRPTTLPTDPIVAKNRRTNNHHSNNNQNILLLLFLLFLVLRVVGACATFIATPLDPIMTSATTSNTTATNTSASSSSNNKSSSSQPAANSACAACKYQRRKCKPDCLLAPYFPANQQQKFLNAHRLFGVSNIVKIIRDLDPFQRNEAMSTIIYQSDMRAHDPVGGCYRYIRDLERQIDHDSTELAFVLRQLALCRAHTAQTITPGIPTLAPDLDVNPNLLLNTPTDDTENVIYDANLFPSMNQPQDQQQYYNYLCYDSGISRDPNNDPNASSNSNSVNNNVLSLQQQQHHHHHHHHPQSVVQDEDVKPLVDMFEIRQTLIGGDDEGDSRINTTNEVGHLHCSTNLELRDETNQVEHTQEHDLKGAASLFTLTNCTSSGS